In a single window of the Gammaproteobacteria bacterium genome:
- a CDS encoding cytochrome bc complex cytochrome b subunit — protein MSANPDFFDRMSNGWDRFIAWMDERVPLTSFMKSQLTEYYAPKNFNFWYFFGVLSLIVLVNQLVTGIFLTMNYKPSADDAFASVEYIMRDVEWGWLIRYMHSTGASAFFVVVYLHMFRGLMYGSYKAPRELVWVFGMLVYLILMAEAFAGYLLPWGQMSYWGAQVIISLFGAIPEVGEPLAQWIRGDFYISDITLNRFFALHVIALPLILLLLVVFHLVALRHNGSNNPDGVEIKKLKDENGIPKDGIPFHPYYTSKDLVGIIVFLMACSLVIFFAPEMGGYFLEHANFEPADRLKTPEHIAPVWYFTPFYAILRAVPDKLLGVIAMGAAIFLLLVLPWLDTHKVKSIRYRSVLYKGLLILFAITFIVLGYLGLQPATRLYSEFALRMSEIYFLFFFVSWVYSTERTPGFYKGATAAVLAIITLADLPRWTACAADAASCSATSLEGNVLLMQFWLIPAVYTVVFLLLPAFTRLNDSKPVPERVTTE, from the coding sequence TTTCTTCGGCGTGCTGTCGCTGATCGTGCTGGTCAACCAGCTGGTGACCGGCATCTTCCTGACCATGAACTACAAGCCCTCGGCCGACGACGCTTTTGCCTCGGTCGAATACATCATGCGCGATGTGGAGTGGGGCTGGCTGATTCGCTACATGCACTCCACCGGCGCTTCGGCGTTCTTCGTGGTGGTCTACCTGCACATGTTCCGTGGCCTGATGTACGGCTCGTACAAGGCACCACGCGAACTGGTGTGGGTATTCGGCATGCTGGTCTACCTGATCCTGATGGCCGAGGCCTTTGCCGGCTACCTGCTGCCGTGGGGCCAGATGTCCTACTGGGGTGCGCAGGTGATCATCTCGCTGTTCGGTGCGATTCCGGAAGTGGGCGAGCCGCTGGCGCAGTGGATCCGTGGTGACTTCTACATTTCGGACATCACCCTGAACCGCTTCTTTGCGCTGCATGTGATCGCACTGCCGCTGATCCTGCTGTTGCTGGTGGTGTTCCACCTGGTGGCGCTGCGCCACAACGGTTCGAACAACCCGGACGGCGTCGAGATCAAGAAGCTGAAGGACGAGAACGGCATTCCGAAGGACGGCATCCCGTTCCATCCTTACTACACCTCCAAGGACCTGGTCGGCATCATCGTCTTCCTGATGGCCTGCTCGCTGGTGATCTTCTTCGCACCGGAGATGGGCGGCTACTTCCTGGAGCACGCCAATTTCGAGCCGGCTGACCGCCTGAAGACGCCGGAGCACATCGCGCCGGTCTGGTACTTCACGCCGTTCTACGCGATTCTCCGCGCCGTACCGGACAAGCTGCTGGGTGTCATCGCCATGGGTGCTGCCATCTTCCTGCTGCTGGTCCTGCCGTGGCTGGATACGCACAAGGTCAAGTCGATCCGCTACCGCAGCGTGCTGTACAAGGGCCTGCTGATCCTGTTTGCCATCACGTTCATCGTGCTGGGCTACCTGGGTCTGCAGCCGGCAACGCGTCTCTACTCGGAGTTCGCGCTGCGCATGTCGGAAATCTACTTCCTGTTCTTCTTTGTCTCCTGGGTCTATTCCACGGAGCGCACGCCGGGCTTCTACAAGGGTGCGACGGCGGCGGTACTGGCGATCATCACGCTGGCCGACCTGCCGCGCTGGACGGCCTGCGCTGCAGATGCCGCCAGCTGTTCGGCAACGTCGCTGGAAGGCAACGTGCTGCTGATGCAGTTCTGGCTGATCCCGGCCGTCTATACGGTCGTATTCCTGTTGCTGCCGGCGTTCACGCGCCTGAATGACTCGAAGCCTGTACCGGAAAGGGTGACCACGGAATGA
- a CDS encoding cytochrome c1, translated as MTKQLIKSLTLLVAGSMLLGASVTASAAGGVKPKYQASVDVSNTDSLRRGSKYFVNYCLGCHSLKYVRYNSLLDDLNISEEQLSALMFTQDKSTEMMTIAMPEGDAERWFGIAPPDLSLTARSKGADWIYSYLKTFYVEEGRPAGVNNLTLKGASMPHVLAPLQGYQRAVFETVTDAEGNPHEEFKGFEMVTEGSLSAEEYDAVVNDITTFLVYVSEPVQLKRQSVGIGVLAFLLVFFLFAYFLKREIWKDVH; from the coding sequence ATGACCAAGCAACTCATCAAGTCCCTGACCCTCCTGGTTGCCGGTTCGATGCTGCTGGGTGCGTCCGTCACTGCCAGCGCGGCCGGTGGCGTCAAGCCGAAGTACCAGGCCAGCGTCGACGTGTCGAATACCGACTCGTTGCGCCGTGGCTCCAAGTACTTCGTGAACTACTGCCTCGGCTGTCACTCGCTGAAGTACGTGCGCTACAACAGCCTGCTGGACGACCTGAACATCTCCGAAGAGCAGCTCTCCGCGCTGATGTTCACCCAGGACAAGTCCACCGAGATGATGACCATCGCGATGCCGGAAGGCGATGCCGAGCGCTGGTTCGGCATTGCGCCGCCGGATCTGTCGCTGACGGCGCGCTCCAAGGGCGCGGACTGGATCTACAGCTACCTCAAGACGTTCTATGTCGAAGAGGGTCGCCCGGCCGGCGTGAACAACCTGACGCTGAAGGGTGCGAGCATGCCGCACGTGCTGGCACCGTTGCAGGGTTACCAGCGTGCGGTGTTCGAGACCGTGACGGATGCCGAAGGCAATCCGCACGAGGAGTTCAAGGGCTTCGAGATGGTTACCGAGGGCAGCCTGTCGGCCGAGGAATACGATGCCGTGGTCAACGACATCACGACCTTCCTCGTCTACGTCAGCGAGCCCGTGCAACTCAAGCGCCAGAGCGTCGGTATCGGCGTGCTGGCCTTCCTGCTCGTCTTCTTCCTTTTTGCGTATTTCCTGAAGCGCGAAATCTGGAAGGACGTGCACTGA
- a CDS encoding glutathione S-transferase N-terminal domain-containing protein, which yields MAVISNRRSVMTLFSHPTDPHSHRARIVLAEKNITYDVVNVQDEELPEDLVDLNPYNSIPTLLDRELVLYDVHTIMEYLDERFPHPPLMPVDPVSRARFRIAMYHIQRDWYSQVDIIEADADKSSVTKAKKELKESLLASADLFAAKPYFLSDEFSLVDCSIAPILWRLPQYGIDLPSQGKAIKKYADEMFARPSFKNSLTEIEQELRA from the coding sequence ATGGCAGTAATTTCCAATCGCCGTTCCGTGATGACGCTGTTCTCGCATCCGACCGATCCTCACAGTCATCGCGCCCGAATCGTGCTGGCCGAAAAGAACATCACCTACGATGTTGTCAACGTGCAGGATGAAGAACTGCCGGAAGACCTGGTCGACCTGAACCCCTACAACTCCATCCCGACGCTGCTCGATCGCGAACTGGTGCTGTATGACGTGCACACCATCATGGAGTACCTGGATGAGCGGTTCCCGCATCCGCCGCTGATGCCGGTGGACCCGGTCAGCCGCGCGCGTTTCCGCATTGCCATGTATCACATCCAGCGCGACTGGTATTCGCAGGTCGACATCATCGAGGCCGACGCCGACAAGTCTTCGGTCACGAAGGCGAAGAAGGAGCTCAAGGAGTCCCTGCTGGCCAGCGCGGACCTGTTTGCCGCCAAGCCGTACTTCCTGAGCGACGAGTTTTCGCTGGTCGATTGCTCCATCGCGCCGATTCTCTGGCGCCTTCCGCAGTACGGCATCGACCTTCCCTCGCAGGGCAAGGCCATCAAGAAGTATGCCGATGAAATGTTCGCGCGGCCGTCCTTCAAGAACAGCCTGACCGAGATCGAGCAGGAGCTGCGCGCCTGA
- a CDS encoding ClpXP protease specificity-enhancing factor → MVSRRPFLIRAMYEWLEACNELPHFLVDAGKPGVNVPAEFVQDGKIVLNASANAVKNLYLGNEEIAFEARFGGQPMVVSFPPLAVVAIYGRESGEGMMFGPEDDIEDSAFEEDDDGLSETDMEVVESDPDKAPAESKGGKKKGPPDLKVIK, encoded by the coding sequence ATGGTGTCACGTCGTCCATTCCTGATTCGTGCCATGTACGAATGGCTGGAAGCCTGCAACGAGCTGCCACATTTCCTGGTCGATGCGGGCAAGCCGGGCGTCAACGTCCCGGCCGAGTTCGTGCAGGATGGCAAGATCGTGCTGAATGCCAGTGCCAATGCAGTCAAGAACCTGTACCTGGGTAACGAGGAAATCGCCTTCGAAGCCCGCTTCGGCGGGCAGCCGATGGTGGTCAGCTTTCCGCCGCTGGCGGTGGTTGCGATCTATGGTCGCGAGTCCGGGGAAGGCATGATGTTCGGCCCGGAGGATGACATCGAGGATTCGGCCTTCGAGGAAGATGACGACGGCCTGTCAGAAACCGATATGGAAGTCGTCGAGTCGGATCCGGACAAGGCGCCAGCAGAGTCGAAGGGCGGCAAGAAGAAGGGACCGCCCGACCTCAAGGTCATCAAGTAA